A genomic region of Colletotrichum destructivum chromosome 5, complete sequence contains the following coding sequences:
- a CDS encoding Putative cytochrome P450, with amino-acid sequence MALHATLLTTTAVGVSTLFFYIGACIIYNLFFHPLRHYPGPLLMRATRWGYCYKLISGTLPFDLLELHKKYGDVVRVAPDELAFWNARAWKEVMGHRTQGAPEFRKFAQFYRPVPGQATNIINSEGSEHSRLRRQMAHGFSDRGLREQQPLIMKYVDLFIQRLHENSTKTDPIDIMAWYNFTTFDIIGDLAFGEPFGCLENSEYHPWVKNIFESARLGSILQTANHFQPLRKLITKVLATKSLQEAREKNMGNARDKLQRRMDVGKDGGGRPDLIEGLLKKKEELGLSFDELASNSNILIIAGSETTATLLTGLTYHLLCNPQCLVKLTNEVRSSFQKEEDIDMLSVGRLTYMLACIEEALRVYPPVPLGLPRVAPPGGATVSGRFVPENTIVAIHQWSVNHNEQNFKRPFEFHPERFLGDEEFSTDNKEALQPFHVGPRNCLGRNLSYSEMKLILARLIWNFDMELAAESRNWAEKQKIFILWDKGPLRVRLTPVIRTTS; translated from the exons ATGGCACTCCATGCCACCTTGTTGACGACCACTGCGGTGGGCGTCAGCACC CTTTTTTTCTACATTGGCGCTTGCATCATCTACAACTTGTTCTTCCACCCGCTCCGACACTACCCTGGCCCGCTCCTCATGAGAGCAACGCGATGGGGGTACTGCTACAAGCTCATCAGCGGCACTCTCCCCTTCGACCTCTTGGAGCTTCACAAGAAATACGGGGATGTGGTCCGCGTCGCCCCAGACGAGCTGGCGTTCTGGAACGCACGGGCCTGGAAGGAGGTCATGGGCCATCGAACGCAGGGGGCGCCCGAGTTCAGGAAGTTCGCTCAGTTCTACCGGCCGGTCCCGGGCCAGGCGACAAACATCATCAATTCCGAGGGGTCGGAACACTCACGGCTCCGTCGGCAGATGGCCCACGGGTTTAGCGACCGTGGCCTgcgggagcagcagccgctGATCATGAAGTACGTCGATCTTTTCATCCAGCGCCTGCACGAGAACAGCACAAAGACGGACCCCATCGACATCATGGCTTGGTACAACTTTACGACGTTTGACATCATTGGAGACCTTGCCTTTGGTGAGCCCTTCGGCTGCCTGGAGAACTCCGAATATCACCCATGGGTCAAGAACATCTTCGAGTCGGCTCGGCTCGGCAGCATCTTGCAGACAGCCAACCACTTTCAACCCCTGAGGAAGTTGATCACCAAGGTGCTGGCCACGAAGTCGCTGCAGGAGGCCCGAGAAAAAAACATGGGCAACGCAAGGGATAAGTTACAAAGACGCATGGATGTGGGGaaagacggcggcggcaggccCGATCTCATTGAAGGCctgttgaagaagaaggaggagctg GGTCTTTCGTTTGATGAGCTTGCGTCGAACAGCAACATCCTCATTATCGCAGGGTCTGAGACGACCGCCACGCTGCTGACTGGCCTGACATATCACCTCTTATGTAACCCGCAATGTCTTGTCAAGCTGACCAACGAAGTTCGATCATCCTTccagaaggaagaagacatCGACATGCTCTCGGTCGGCAGGTTGACTTACATGCTGGCTTGTATAGAAGAGGCGCTGAGAGTCTATCCACCCGTGCCGCTGGGTCTTCCCCGAGTGGCCCCGCCTGGTGGGGCAACCGTCAGCGGGAGGTTCGTCCCCGAGAAT ACCATTGTGGCCATCCACCAGTGGTCCGTCAACCACAACGAACAAAACTTCAAGAGGCCTTTTGAGTTTCACCCCGAAAGGttcctgggcgacgaggagttcTCCACCGACAACAAAGAAGCATTACAACCCTTCCATGTTGGTCCCCGGAACTGTTTGGGGCGCAA tttgTCCTACTCGGAGATGAAGCTTATTCTCGCCCGGCTCATCTGGAACTTTGACATGGAGCTTGCCGCAGAGAGCCGGAACTGGGCGGAAAAGCAGAAAATCTTCATCCTGTGGGATAAAGGTCCGCTGCGAGTACGTCTGACGCCGGTGATTCGCACCACAagctga
- a CDS encoding Putative carboxylesterase, type B, carboxylesterase type B, alpha/Beta hydrolase, whose translation MARLSLLAALSTACATASALIPRQVVPDNTTTGAAPTVDLKNGSYHGVYSSSYGQDMFLGIPYAQPPVADLRFRPPQPLNSSWNGTRNATEYSPLCFGYGSDTWVLGNHVSEDCLTINVVRPHGVAADAKLPVALWIHGGGLTNGGSADPRYNLSFIVEQGVRMGTPFVAASINYRLHAWGFLWSDEVKAEGAGNLGFRDQRLAMHWVNENIAAFGGDPEQVTLWSESAGSRSVASQMLAYGGRDDGLYRAAILQSGTGLGTDFGEVPSTATTWQDYYATIVNKTNCTSAASTLDCLRGVSTWDLSDVFNSTANPSFTGVVDGDFLEAARHELVNEGRFTRVPLLIGANTDEGTQFGTKGINTTDQWRAYLASGGANNVTIEVLSALYPDIPRLGTPATLEGRPTGEYASYGSMWKRVNAFAGDRAQHGPRRFFARHWAAANQTVYSYNFNVLVNGMSPAEGVNHFQEVAFVFNNTDGLGYETAVAENPFEGKPETYKELANVMSRMWVAFITKGDPNRNGVSNVTWPVYDAENPEIIGFDANVTSLAHVQPDTYRTEQIEYLIQKLWS comes from the coding sequence CCGACTCAGTctgctcgccgccctctccaCGGCCTGTGCCACGGCATCCGCCCTCATCCCGAGGCAGGTCGTCCCGgacaacaccaccaccggcgccgctCCCACCGTCGACCTCAAGAACGGCTCCTACCATGGCGTCTACAGCTCCTCCTACGGCCAGGACATgttcctcggcatcccgtACGCCCAACCCCCCGTGGCCGATTTGCGCTTCCGCCCGCCCCAGCCTCTGAACTCCTCTTGGAACGGCACCCGCAACGCCACCGAGTACTCCCCGCTGTGCTTCGGCTACGGCAGCGACACCTGGGTTCTGGGCAACCACGTGTCTGAGGACTGCCTCACCATCAACGTCGTCCGCCcccacggcgtcgccgccgatgcgaAGTTGCCCGTCGCCCTCTGGATCCACGGAGGCGGCCTGaccaacggcggcagcgccgaccCCCGCTACAACCtctccttcatcgtcgagcagggcgtcCGCATGGGCACccccttcgtcgccgccagcatCAACTACCGCCTGCACGCCTGGGGTTTCCTGTGGAgcgacgaggtcaaggccgaaGGCGCCGGCAACCTCGGCTTCCGCGACCAGCGCCTCGCCATGCACTGGGTCAACGAGaacatcgccgccttcggcGGCGATCCGGAGCAGGTGACCCTCTGGAGCGAGAGCGCCGGCTCCCGCAGCGTGGCCTCGCAGATGCTGGCCTacggcggccgcgacgacggcctctaccgcgccgccatcctgcagagcggcaccggcctcggcaccgacTTTGGCGAGGTCCCgtccaccgccaccacgtGGCAGGACTACTACGCCACCATCGTGAACAAGACCAACTGCACGtccgccgccagcacccTCGACTGCCTTCGCGGCGTGTCGACCTGGGACCTGAGCGACGTCTTCAACTCCACCGCGAACCCCTCCTTCactggcgtcgtcgacggcgacttcctcgaggccgcccgccaCGAGCTCGTCAACGAGGGCAGGTTCACCCGCGTCCCgctcctcatcggcgccaaCACGGACGAGGGCACCCAGTTCGGCACCAAGggcatcaacaccaccgaCCAGTGGCGCGCCTACCTGGCCTCGGGCGGCGCCAACAACGTCACCATCGAGGTCCTCTCGGCGCTGTACCCGGACATCCCGCGCCTcggcacgccggcgacgctCGAGGGCCGCCCGACGGGGGAGTACGCCTCGTACGGCTCCATGTGGAAGCGCGTCAACGCCTTCGCGGGCGACCGGGCGCAGCACGGCCCGCGGCGCTTCTTCGCGCGCCACTGGGCCGCCGCGAACCAGACCGTGTACTCGTACAACTTCAACGTGCTTGTCAACGGCATGtcgccggccgagggcgtcaaccACTTCCAGGAGGTGGCCTTTGTCTTCAACAACACGGACGGCCTGGGCTacgagacggccgtcgccgagaacccGTTCGAGGGCAAGCCCGAGACCTACAAGGAGCTGGCCAACGTCATGTCGCGCATGTGGGTCGCCTTCATCACCAAGGGCGACCCGAACCGGAACGGCGTGTCCAACGTGACGTGGCCCGTgtacgacgccgagaacccTGAGATCATCGGCTTCGACGCCAACGTCACGTCGCTGGCGCACGTCCAGCCGGACACCTACCGCACGGAGCAGATTGAGTATTTGATCCAGAAGCTGTGGTCGTGA